From a region of the Acanthochromis polyacanthus isolate Apoly-LR-REF ecotype Palm Island chromosome 3, KAUST_Apoly_ChrSc, whole genome shotgun sequence genome:
- the mcoln1a gene encoding mucolipin-1a, with protein sequence MAETGRRDSSEREGLSTLVTHYGSTDSSGEHDPPSNSRDSNHNNHRFPTATAGHWVSADQEEEAIRRKLKYFFMSPCDKYHAKGRKPYKLILQLLKIIIVTVQLVLFGLSNQVVVTFKEENTMTFKHLFLKDYDESSGDSFAVYTQQDVYDHIFYAVDQYLSLPETTVGRYAYVYNVGVNGSALSLCQQYYKKGSIDPANDTFSIDPRIITDCIGVNPLSVPPAPLTNSYKNFTLKFHKLINVTIQFQLKAINIQTIINNEIPDCYTFYITIVLDNKAHSGKVKIWLENQASIKECRYPSVSGHADNYTRVAFDVAVALVCVLSLLLCGRSILRGIMLQQEFVQFFKETLDRRVCWADRLEFINGWYILLIISDILTITGTIIKIGIESKNFSSYDLCGILLGTSTLLVWVGVIRYLTFFQKYNILIITLRAAFPNVIRFCCCVAVIYLGYCFCGWIVLGPYHVKFRSLSMVSECLFSLINGDDMFVTFSEMQETSTLVWLFSQVYLYTFISLFIYMVLSLFIALITGAYETIKHQTQEPIHITDLHAFIAECTDAPSSGKFRGLETSPCSFFCCCDRTTTYEDVLLVN encoded by the exons ATGGCTGAGACAGGACGCCGGGACTCTTCTG agCGAGAGGGCCTGTCCACCTTGGTGACTCACTACGGCTCCACAGACAGCAGCGGCGAGCATGATCCCCCGAGCAACAGTCGCGACAGCAACCATAACAACCACAGGTTTCCCACGGCAACAGCAGGTCACTGGGTCTCGGCTGATCAGGAAGAGGAGGCCATCCGCAGGAAGCTGAAGTACTTCTTTATGAGCCCTTGTGATAAATACCACGCTAAGGGCCGTAAACCTTATAAGCTGATCCTGCAGCTGCTCAAGATCATAATTGTTACAGTTCAG TTGGTGCTGTTTGGCCTCAGTAACCAGGTGGTGGTGACCTTCAAAGAGGAGAACACCATGACCTTCAAGCACCTCTTCCTTAAAGACTATGATGAGTCTTCCGGTGACTCTTTTGCTGTTTACACACAGCAGGACGTCTACGACCATATTTTCTATGCTGTGGACCAG TATCTGTCCCTACCAGAGACCACAGTGGGACGTTACGCATATGTCTACAACGTTGGTGTCAATGGCAGCGCGCTGTCGCTCTGCCAGCAGTACTACAAGAAGGGAAGCATCGACCCAGCCAACGACACATTCAGCATCGACCCTCGCATCATCACAG ACTGTATAGGTGTGAACCCTTTGTCAGTCCCTCCAGCTCCACTCACCAACAGCTACAAGAACTTTACACTCAAGTTCCACAA GCTGATTAATGTGACCATACAGTTCCAGCTGAAGGCGATTAATATACAGACTATCATCAACAATGAGATCCCAGACTGCTACACTTTCTACATCACA ATAGTTCTGGACAACAAGGCTCACAGCGGCAAAGTGAAGATCTGGTTAGAAAACCAGGCATCAATAAAGGAATGTCGATATCCGAGTGTGTCTGGACACG CTGACAACTATACACGTGTGGCTTTTGATGTCGCTGTTGCTCTGGTGTGTGTGctgtcactgctgctgtgtgGACGCTCCATACTGAGAGGCATTATGCTGCAACAG GAGTTTGTGCAGTTCTTCAAGGAGACTCTGGACCGTAGAGTGTGCTGGGCAGACCGGCTTGAATTTATTAACGGCTGGTACATTCTCCTCATCATCAGCGACATCCTCACCATCACCGGCACTATCATCAAAATCGGCATCGAGTCTAAG AATTTCTCCTCCTATGACCTCTGTGGCATCCTCTTAGGGACCTCCACTCTCTTAGTGTGGGTGGGAGTCATTCGCTACCTCACATTCTTCCAGAAGTACAAT ATCCTGATCATCACACTTCGAGCGGCGTTCCCCAATGTGATTCGGTTCTGCTGCTGCGTTGCCGTCATCTATCTGGGCTACTGCTTCTGTGGATGGATCGTCCTGGGTCCGTACCATGTCAAG TTCCGCTCTTTGTCCATGGTGTCAGAGTGTTTGTTCTCCCTCATTAACGGGGACGACATGTTCGTGACGTTCTCAGAGATGCAGGAGACCAGCACTCTGGTGTGGCTCTTCAGCCAGGTTTACCTTTACACCTTCATCTCCCTCTTCATCTACATGGTGCTGTCTCTCTTTATCGCTCTCATCACCGGAGCCTATGAGACCATCAAG CACCAAACACAAGAACCCATCCACATAACGGACCTGCACGCCTTCATAGCAGAGTGTACGGATGCACCGAGCTCTGGGAAGTTCAGAGGTCTGGAAACCTCACCGTGctccttcttctgctgctgtgacag aacaacaacataTGAAGATGTCCTACTGGTGAACTGA
- the trappc5 gene encoding trafficking protein particle complex subunit 5 produces the protein MEARFTRGKSAILERPLSRPKTEVSVSAFALLFSEVVQYCQSRVYSVTELQARLSELGQRVGASLLDVLVLREKNGKRETKVLNILLFIKVSVWRALFGKEADKLEQANDDDKTYYIIEKEPLVNTFISVPKENSTLNCAAFTGGIVEAILTHSGFPAKVTVHWHKGTTLMIKFDEAVIARDKALEGR, from the exons ATGGAAGCTCGTTTCACCAGAGGCAAGTCTGCTATTCTGGAGCGGCCTCTAAGCCGACCTAAAACCGAGGTGAGTGTGAGCGCCTTCGCCCTGCTGTTCTCGGAGGTGGTGCAGTACTGCCAGAGCCGGGTGTACTCTGTGACCGAGCTGCAGGCTCGTCTGTCGGAGCTGGGACAGAGAGTGGGAGCCAGTCTGCTGGACGTGCTGGTGCTGAGGGAGAAGAACGGCAAGAGGGAGACAAAAGTACTGAACATCCTGCTGTTCATCAAG GTATCTGTGTGGAGAGCATTGTTTGGCAAGGAGGCAGACAAACTGGAGCAGGCCAACGATGATGACAAGACGTACTACATCATTGAGAAGGAGCCGCTCGTCAACACCTTCATCTCTGTTCCCAAAGAGAACAGCACCTTGAACTGTGCAGCCTTCACCGGAGGCATCGTGGAGGCTATCCTCACCCACAGTGGCTTCCCCGCCAAGGTCACCGTCCACTGGCACAAGGGCACCACGCTAATGATCAAGTTCGATGAGGCAGTGATCGCAAGAGACAAGGCGCTGGAAGGCAGATAG